A single region of the Halorussus gelatinilyticus genome encodes:
- a CDS encoding nitroreductase/quinone reductase family protein gives MGTKTKQRSRYRRVQDRVRGFNKRLLNPFTMRFAGRRLVPYGLVRHVGRRSGRRYDTPVLVSEVGDRFVVPLPYGTDVDWYRNVRAADECVVVYDGTAYRTERPRLVDPAAVPEAFPSWQEGLIRAAGSEQYLRMEKAEEVSAEYRETTENHPAGPAVAGVAGAVLLAAVLWRVVRRE, from the coding sequence ATGGGAACGAAGACCAAACAGCGTTCGCGCTACCGGCGGGTGCAGGACCGCGTTCGAGGCTTCAACAAGCGACTGCTGAACCCGTTCACGATGCGATTCGCCGGGCGACGCCTCGTGCCGTACGGTCTCGTGCGTCACGTCGGGCGGCGGTCGGGGAGACGCTACGACACCCCGGTCCTCGTGAGCGAGGTCGGCGACCGGTTCGTCGTGCCGCTGCCGTACGGGACCGACGTGGATTGGTACCGGAACGTCCGGGCGGCCGACGAGTGCGTCGTCGTCTACGACGGCACCGCCTACCGGACCGAGCGCCCGCGGTTGGTGGACCCCGCGGCGGTCCCCGAGGCGTTTCCGTCGTGGCAGGAGGGCCTGATTCGCGCGGCCGGGAGCGAGCAGTACCTCCGGATGGAGAAGGCCGAGGAGGTCTCCGCCGAGTACCGCGAGACGACCGAGAACCATCCGGCCGGGCCTGCGGTGGCGGGGGTGGCCGGCGCGGTGCTGTTGGCGGCGGTGCTGTGGCGGGTCGTGCGACGGGAGTGA
- a CDS encoding FAD-binding oxidoreductase, translating to MTHDCSFLADLALSGEVSFGDSVRESHAADFGAEERGEGVTPDAVVWPESTDDVATVLPAADERGVPVTPYAAGTSLEGNAVPAHRGISLDLSRMDAVLDVRPDDFQIDVEPGILGAQVDEAVASEGLFFPPLPSSGDISTVGGMIANDASGMKTVKYGEVADWVLALEVVLADGSVVETGSRAAKTSSGYNLTDLFVGSEGTLGVVTRATLELAGRPEQIRGARALFPSLDDAAEAVFDAVRSGADVATIELVDEDSARMANAYTGTDLPDVPMVFLEFHANHGVEREIEFCEGLFADHDCRRFETADEDAMDDLWRAREELAYAVQLWDPDLTALHPGDVTVPISDYPEMVRFVKSQAADRDLLVPCFGHAGDGNLHYSVLVDEDDDAEVERAHDLYEATVEKAIDLGGTATGEHGIGLGKREFLESEHGPETVEAMRRLKRAFDPRDTLNPGKMFPETAEGERVRLGESD from the coding sequence ATGACGCACGACTGCTCGTTTCTCGCGGACCTCGCGCTCTCCGGGGAGGTCTCGTTCGGCGACTCGGTGCGCGAGAGTCACGCCGCGGACTTCGGTGCCGAAGAGCGCGGCGAGGGCGTCACTCCCGACGCCGTGGTCTGGCCCGAATCGACCGACGACGTGGCGACCGTCCTCCCGGCGGCAGACGAGCGCGGGGTGCCGGTCACGCCCTACGCCGCCGGGACGAGTCTGGAGGGTAACGCCGTGCCCGCCCATCGCGGCATCAGCCTCGACCTCTCGCGGATGGACGCCGTGCTGGACGTCCGCCCCGACGACTTCCAAATCGACGTGGAACCCGGCATCCTCGGCGCGCAAGTGGACGAGGCGGTCGCCTCGGAGGGCCTGTTCTTCCCGCCGCTCCCCTCCTCGGGCGACATCTCGACCGTCGGCGGGATGATAGCCAACGACGCCTCGGGGATGAAGACGGTGAAGTACGGTGAGGTGGCCGACTGGGTGCTGGCGCTGGAGGTCGTCCTCGCCGACGGGTCGGTCGTCGAGACCGGGAGCAGGGCCGCCAAGACCTCCAGCGGCTACAACCTCACCGACCTCTTCGTCGGGAGCGAGGGCACCCTCGGCGTCGTCACGCGCGCGACGCTCGAACTCGCGGGTCGCCCCGAGCAGATTCGGGGCGCTCGCGCGCTCTTCCCGTCGCTCGACGACGCCGCGGAAGCCGTCTTCGACGCGGTGCGCTCGGGCGCGGACGTGGCGACCATCGAACTCGTGGACGAGGACTCCGCGCGCATGGCCAACGCCTACACCGGCACCGACCTGCCCGACGTGCCGATGGTCTTCCTCGAATTCCACGCGAACCACGGCGTCGAGCGCGAAATCGAGTTCTGCGAGGGACTCTTCGCCGACCACGACTGCCGGCGGTTCGAGACCGCCGACGAGGACGCGATGGACGACCTCTGGCGGGCCCGCGAGGAACTCGCCTACGCCGTCCAGTTGTGGGACCCCGACCTGACCGCGCTCCACCCCGGCGACGTGACCGTGCCGATCAGCGACTACCCCGAGATGGTTCGGTTCGTCAAGTCGCAGGCCGCCGACCGGGACCTGCTGGTCCCCTGCTTCGGTCACGCCGGCGACGGCAACCTCCACTACTCCGTGCTGGTGGACGAGGACGACGACGCGGAGGTCGAGCGCGCTCACGACCTCTACGAGGCCACCGTCGAGAAGGCCATCGACCTCGGCGGCACCGCGACCGGCGAACACGGCATCGGACTGGGCAAGCGCGAGTTCCTCGAATCGGAACACGGCCCGGAAACCGTCGAGGCGATGCGCCGCCTCAAGCGCGCGTTCGACCCCCGCGACACCTTGAATCCGGGCAAGATGTTCCCCGAGACCGCCGAGGGCGAGCGCGTGCGACTCGGCGAATCCGACTGA
- a CDS encoding ATP-binding protein, with protein sequence MVRRFLAESASKLILGVGAALFLTSAMHHVSEINRISEVTGPMLALALDGTLALAVVYGGWRLADSDFASEHRWRVAVWCLLGIAVLVGTTAAGIAIRRFEGRVVSESVFQLLLAADAGAVSGLIAGFYDAQTHAHARQAERATTTLRFVNDLLRHAARNHVSAILAHADIARRETDDEDVSNAASSVREQAHEITDLVENAGAIAETVSGDGNVGRIDLAAVAAEEAQRVAETFDATVRTDLPERAPVAANEAVRFVVKNLAENAAEHNDADDPRVELAVTDGDESVRLRVADNGPGIPGSRKPELFDPNARSRHGGGLHLVATLVDNYGGDVRVEDGDAGGAAFVVRLPRGDAQ encoded by the coding sequence GTGGTGCGTCGATTCCTCGCGGAGTCGGCCTCGAAGCTAATCCTCGGCGTCGGCGCGGCGCTCTTTCTCACGTCTGCCATGCACCACGTGTCCGAAATCAACCGAATTAGCGAGGTGACTGGGCCGATGCTGGCGCTGGCACTCGACGGAACGCTGGCGCTGGCAGTCGTCTACGGCGGATGGCGATTGGCCGACTCCGATTTCGCGTCCGAACACCGATGGCGGGTCGCCGTGTGGTGTCTCCTCGGTATCGCCGTCCTCGTCGGCACCACGGCGGCCGGCATCGCCATCCGTCGATTCGAGGGGCGAGTCGTGTCCGAATCGGTCTTTCAACTCCTGCTGGCGGCCGACGCGGGCGCGGTTTCGGGGCTGATAGCCGGGTTCTACGACGCTCAGACCCACGCTCACGCTCGGCAGGCCGAACGAGCGACGACGACGTTGCGGTTCGTGAACGACCTCCTTCGCCACGCCGCTCGGAATCACGTCAGCGCCATCTTGGCTCACGCCGACATCGCCCGGCGCGAGACCGACGACGAAGACGTATCGAACGCCGCGAGTAGCGTCCGCGAACAGGCCCACGAAATCACCGACCTCGTCGAGAACGCGGGGGCAATCGCCGAAACCGTCTCCGGGGACGGTAACGTGGGTCGCATCGACCTCGCGGCCGTCGCCGCCGAAGAAGCCCAGCGCGTCGCCGAGACGTTCGACGCCACCGTGCGGACCGACCTGCCGGAGCGCGCGCCCGTCGCCGCCAACGAAGCGGTCCGGTTCGTCGTGAAGAACCTCGCGGAGAACGCCGCCGAACACAACGACGCCGACGACCCGCGGGTCGAACTGGCGGTCACGGACGGCGACGAGTCGGTTCGGCTTCGAGTGGCCGACAACGGGCCGGGCATTCCCGGCTCGCGGAAACCGGAACTGTTCGACCCGAACGCCCGGAGCAGACACGGCGGCGGCCTGCATCTGGTGGCGACGCTCGTGGACAACTACGGTGGGGACGTGCGGGTCGAGGACGGCGACGCGGGCGGTGCGGCGTTCGTCGTGAGGCTTCCGCGAGGTGACGCCCAATAG
- a CDS encoding alpha/beta fold hydrolase: MSADLVPTRDVRREDLTGTLFAGLGRGPHPGVLVVHGSGGGGGYERRYARSLAHHGYAAFCVEYFDGPGRPDALDRIPLSYFGRAVEWLLDRPETDGERVGVVGFSRGGEAAMLTGAHFERVGAVVAYSASGYAFPAPTWMPGVEVEGPAWTLDGDPVPYLPVDELVEEEQDGFEDVVENDDLDASTRAVANATDEQLRRATIPVERIDGPVLLVSGGEDAIWPSADLSRVAIDRLDAHDHPWPADLLVSPDAGHAIRTPYRFDGESAPDADHRLGGTHRANARAAADAWRVALDYLRDGIEVSRY, from the coding sequence ATGAGCGCCGACCTCGTTCCGACCCGCGACGTTCGCCGCGAGGACCTGACCGGCACGCTGTTCGCGGGACTGGGCCGCGGCCCGCACCCCGGCGTCCTCGTCGTCCACGGGTCGGGCGGCGGCGGAGGCTACGAACGCCGCTACGCCCGCAGCCTCGCCCACCACGGCTACGCCGCCTTCTGCGTCGAGTACTTCGACGGTCCCGGACGACCCGACGCGCTGGACCGCATCCCGCTGTCGTACTTCGGCCGCGCCGTCGAGTGGCTCCTCGACCGACCGGAGACCGACGGCGAGCGGGTCGGCGTCGTCGGCTTCTCGCGCGGCGGCGAGGCCGCGATGCTGACCGGCGCGCACTTCGAGCGCGTCGGTGCGGTCGTCGCCTACTCGGCCAGCGGCTACGCCTTCCCCGCGCCGACGTGGATGCCCGGCGTCGAGGTCGAAGGCCCGGCGTGGACGCTCGACGGCGACCCGGTTCCCTACCTCCCGGTGGACGAACTCGTCGAAGAAGAGCAGGACGGCTTCGAGGACGTGGTGGAGAACGACGATTTGGACGCATCGACGCGGGCGGTCGCCAACGCGACCGACGAGCAACTCCGCCGGGCGACGATTCCCGTCGAGCGAATCGACGGTCCGGTCCTGCTGGTCTCGGGCGGCGAGGACGCCATCTGGCCGTCGGCGGACCTCTCGCGGGTCGCCATCGACCGACTCGATGCCCACGACCACCCGTGGCCCGCCGACCTCCTCGTCTCCCCCGACGCGGGCCACGCGATTCGGACGCCCTACCGGTTCGACGGCGAGAGCGCCCCCGACGCCGACCACCGACTCGGCGGCACTCACCGAGCGAACGCCCGCGCCGCGGCGGACGCGTGGCGGGTCGCCCTCGACTACCTTCGGGACGGTATCGAGGTGTCTCGTTACTAA
- a CDS encoding Htur_1727 family rSAM-partnered candidate RiPP, which produces MVEKARRAPVAESHPAGDDERVASPEDDGETDGDGDPADADREWEILAREDADDPPRYVGTVRAADAAAAHEEATRLFCWYDREVWVCPAGAIRRFSVAEAEDSEAADAAVPESGTEGRTHEL; this is translated from the coding sequence ATGGTAGAGAAGGCGAGACGCGCGCCGGTCGCGGAGTCGCATCCGGCGGGAGACGACGAGCGAGTCGCGAGTCCCGAGGACGACGGCGAGACGGACGGCGACGGCGACCCCGCAGACGCCGACCGCGAGTGGGAGATTCTGGCACGCGAGGACGCCGACGACCCGCCGCGATACGTCGGCACCGTTCGGGCCGCAGACGCCGCGGCGGCCCACGAGGAGGCCACCCGACTGTTCTGCTGGTACGACCGCGAGGTCTGGGTCTGCCCCGCCGGAGCGATTCGGCGGTTCTCGGTGGCGGAAGCGGAGGACTCCGAAGCGGCGGACGCGGCGGTGCCCGAGTCCGGGACCGAAGGCCGGACGCACGAACTATAA